The Wansuia hejianensis genomic interval AAAACACATTCTGCTGCACTTCAATGAAGCCTGTGATGACTGTATCCGCATTTTTAATCGGCTTGATCTCCGTCACCACTGTTACTCCGCGGGAATCATCCCAGAAATCTTCCGTCTGACCCAGGTACACACGGCTGGTCGCCTGATTCATGTTGTAATTATTAATCAGATTCTGAGCTCTTTCGCGGACTGCTTCCTGTTCCGGCTCAGCCGTTCCGGTACAGATGTATTCCCCATCCAGATTATAGATCGCCACACGCCTGATATTGGAACGGTTCTTATAGGCGTCCACCAGCCTCCTCCTCAGCGTTGCCGTATCCGCGTATGTCCTTTCATCAGTCAGCCAGTGATTCCAGGCAATCGAAAAGCTGCTTCCGGTCATCACGTCAATGGTTACCTGGTCCAGGGTATTCAGATGGCTGTCCACCTGAGCCATAACAGTATCTGAAATTTGTACAAGATTTTCCTTGCCTTCGTCATAAATCTGCGCGTAATAATAACGATAAAAAATGAACACCGCTACAATCACGAATACCGTCACTAAAAGGGCGTAGGCGAGCGACAGCCGGCTGCTGATTTTCATTTTATTCTTCCCTGGCTTCACTCCTTCTCCCCCCGTCCTGGTATTCATCTGCGGCGCAGCCAACGCACCGCATGGCGGATCCAGCCGGCGTTATCAGGCACTATCTGCGCTTTCCTCTCTTCTGTAGTGGCATCACAGAGTGCCAGGCCATGTACTCCCTCTTCATAAATATGAAGCTCAAAGGTCACATGACATCTCCGCAGCGCCGACGCAAACAACAGCGAATTCTCTACCGGCACCTCTTCGTCCTCCTGGGTGCTCCATATGAACGCGGGCACCGTGTCCTCCGTCACTCTGTTCTGAAGGGACAGGAATTTTGACCATTCATCTGAAAGCTGATCTCCCATTAATAGCTTGCGACACTCTTCATGGCCGAATTCAGCCATGGAAATCACCGGATAACACAGAATCATCCCATCAGGCTTCCACAAATACTCCGGCCGGCCAAGTTTTTCTCCGATAAACGGCTCCTTCCAAAGAGTGCCCAGCGACGCACAGAGATGTCCGCCCGCTGAAAAGCCGCAGATCATAATTTTCTCCGGATCGATGTCCCATTCTTCCGCATGCGTCCTGACCAGAGCCACTGCCTCAGCCAGCTCCAGAAGAGCCGCCGGATACTGATTGGGAGCTACAGAATACTGCAGGACAAAGGCCTGCATACCTGCTGCCAGAAACCGCATAGCGATAGGTTCTCCCTCCCGGTCAGATTTAAACCGGTACGCCCCGCCCGGGCAGACGATTACTGCCATGCGCTTCGCAGAATGTATCAGCTGGGGACTCCTGTCCTGCAGGTATCCATAGAGTACCGGTTGATAAGTGTCTTTTTTCGCCCCTTCCGGATACCGGGGGGATATTTTTTCTTCTATATAACGCATAGATCTTTCCTCTCATGTATTTATTTTTTTTATTATACCAAAAAAAGGTATAGTTGCCCATACCGAAATTTATCCACATACAGAAAGAACCCGCATTAGCGGGTCCTTTCGATATATTCTGACAATCCGAATTAATAATCGAATTCGTCTACGTTGCTTGCATCGAAGATCAAAGCATCCCCCAGGATACACTGTTTGTCTTCGATCACTTTCTCGCCGAGTCTTCCTGCGTTGATGGA includes:
- a CDS encoding alpha/beta hydrolase, with the translated sequence MRYIEEKISPRYPEGAKKDTYQPVLYGYLQDRSPQLIHSAKRMAVIVCPGGAYRFKSDREGEPIAMRFLAAGMQAFVLQYSVAPNQYPAALLELAEAVALVRTHAEEWDIDPEKIMICGFSAGGHLCASLGTLWKEPFIGEKLGRPEYLWKPDGMILCYPVISMAEFGHEECRKLLMGDQLSDEWSKFLSLQNRVTEDTVPAFIWSTQEDEEVPVENSLLFASALRRCHVTFELHIYEEGVHGLALCDATTEERKAQIVPDNAGWIRHAVRWLRRR